One genomic window of Methanosarcina acetivorans C2A includes the following:
- a CDS encoding methyltransferase family protein, whose protein sequence is MNITNKSTSALKMKTLFGFVRLIVMLGICLFGPAWSFDFWQAWVYLIVFYGSVVMITIYLWKKDPKLLERRVERGPGAEKEKTQKIIQLFLLILFCAILIIPSFDHRFGWSDVPVYIVIAGDMLVVLGYFLIFLVFRENPFAAATIQVSSDQQVITTGVYSIVRHPMYAAGLIIFSGTPLALGSWWGLLILVPIMLVIIWRLLEEEKFLSENLPGYKEYCQKVRYRLIPLLW, encoded by the coding sequence ATGAATATCACTAACAAAAGTACTTCCGCTCTGAAAATGAAAACTCTATTTGGCTTCGTGCGGCTTATTGTCATGTTAGGGATATGTCTTTTTGGCCCTGCGTGGTCATTTGATTTCTGGCAGGCATGGGTTTATTTGATTGTTTTCTACGGGTCAGTAGTGATGATAACTATTTATTTGTGGAAAAAAGACCCGAAACTTCTGGAACGCCGGGTTGAAAGGGGGCCAGGGGCAGAGAAAGAAAAGACTCAGAAGATTATACAACTATTTCTTTTAATTTTGTTTTGTGCTATTCTCATTATTCCCTCATTTGACCACCGTTTCGGGTGGTCGGATGTTCCGGTTTATATTGTTATTGCAGGAGATATGCTCGTAGTACTGGGATATTTTCTCATTTTTCTGGTTTTCAGAGAAAACCCCTTTGCTGCTGCTACCATTCAAGTATCCTCAGACCAGCAAGTAATAACCACAGGAGTTTATAGCATAGTCCGCCATCCTATGTATGCAGCTGGTCTCATTATATTTTCAGGTACTCCTCTTGCGCTTGGTTCGTGGTGGGGACTGCTTATACTCGTACCCATTATGCTGGTTATCATCTGGAGACTTCTTGAGGAAGAAAAGTTTCTATCCGAAAATCTGCCGGGTTATAAAGAATACTGTCAAAAAGTTCGTTACAGACTGATTCCGTTATTGTGGTAG
- a CDS encoding glycosyltransferase, protein MMEMLLLFFYIIGFTCFSVGILTITYFPLSLAFEMRKSKQHIFNSDNPFISIVVPAYNEEKVIAHCIDSILASDYSEYEVILVDDGSSDNTLEEMQRYETNSRVIVVTKKNGGKASALNMGLNLAKGEVIFFVDADGIFAPDTISKMLGGFSSEDVGAVCGSDAPVNLDKLQTLLANLLTHVGTGFVRRALDTIDCLPVVSGNIGAFRRITLEKTGPFLEGFIGEDIELTWRVHKAGYKVAFQPWAIVYVEVPSTIKGLWKQRVRWARGLLKTAYIHRDMLFNPRYGLFALYLPINLASMIIIPLLQLISIILLPILLFLNINPIPLGWMSIIGWLGLIFAFIASLFAIALDRAWIDLKYFYVIPLWVPYSLMMDAVMLWAIIVELRREEAKWNKLDRTGIVSRGEIPKQ, encoded by the coding sequence ATGATGGAGATGCTTCTTTTATTCTTCTATATTATAGGATTCACCTGCTTTTCTGTAGGCATTCTGACAATTACATATTTTCCACTATCTCTAGCTTTCGAAATGCGCAAAAGTAAACAGCATATATTCAACAGCGATAATCCCTTCATCTCTATAGTGGTACCAGCCTATAATGAAGAAAAAGTGATAGCCCATTGCATAGACTCCATTCTGGCATCGGACTATTCAGAATATGAGGTCATCCTAGTGGATGACGGTTCGTCTGATAATACGCTTGAAGAGATGCAGCGTTATGAAACGAACTCCCGTGTAATTGTGGTAACCAAGAAAAACGGAGGCAAAGCCTCAGCTCTTAACATGGGACTGAACCTAGCCAAAGGAGAAGTAATATTCTTCGTCGATGCTGACGGCATCTTTGCTCCTGATACCATAAGCAAGATGCTCGGTGGTTTTAGCAGCGAAGATGTAGGTGCAGTATGTGGCAGCGATGCTCCCGTTAACCTTGATAAGCTTCAGACACTACTGGCGAACTTGCTCACTCACGTAGGCACAGGCTTTGTGCGTAGAGCGCTGGATACTATCGATTGCCTTCCTGTCGTGTCTGGCAATATAGGCGCCTTCCGACGTATCACTCTTGAAAAGACTGGTCCCTTCTTAGAGGGATTTATAGGCGAAGACATAGAATTGACCTGGCGTGTGCACAAGGCAGGTTACAAGGTAGCGTTTCAACCCTGGGCCATAGTGTATGTAGAAGTACCCTCAACTATCAAGGGCCTGTGGAAGCAGCGAGTGCGATGGGCGCGTGGGCTACTTAAGACTGCTTATATTCACCGAGATATGTTATTCAATCCCAGGTATGGCCTTTTTGCCTTATATTTGCCGATTAACTTGGCATCAATGATTATCATACCTTTGCTGCAGTTGATATCAATCATACTGCTGCCAATCTTGCTATTTCTCAACATCAATCCCATCCCTTTGGGCTGGATGAGCATCATTGGTTGGCTTGGTCTGATCTTTGCCTTCATTGCATCACTATTCGCTATCGCCCTTGACCGAGCTTGGATCGATTTAAAATACTTCTACGTGATTCCGTTATGGGTACCATATTCCTTAATGATGGATGCAGTAATGCTATGGGCGATCATCGTTGAGCTGCGTAGAGAGGAGGCAAAATGGAACAAGCTGGATCGGACCGGCATTGTAAGCCGCGGAGAGATTCCAAAGCAATAA
- a CDS encoding glycosyltransferase family 2 protein: MVSVNYVPIKEFKVKNELFLTSFSPRFQQEKEICRSKEAVCQKITVVLPAFNEKVSIGSTVLHTKRYADRVIMVDNGSSDRTVEIAEKAGAEVIVHETNKGKGMALKTGFEAAEGSDILVTMDSDGQHNPADIPIWLSRSLKAKQIWSTASGMV, encoded by the coding sequence TTGGTTAGTGTTAACTATGTTCCTATAAAGGAATTTAAAGTAAAAAATGAACTTTTTTTAACCAGCTTTTCCCCGCGCTTCCAACAAGAGAAAGAGATTTGTCGTTCAAAGGAAGCAGTCTGCCAGAAAATAACCGTAGTCCTTCCAGCTTTTAATGAGAAAGTATCAATAGGAAGTACTGTCCTGCATACGAAAAGATATGCCGATAGAGTGATCATGGTAGATAATGGCAGTTCTGACCGGACTGTAGAGATAGCAGAAAAAGCCGGAGCTGAAGTGATTGTTCATGAGACAAACAAAGGTAAAGGCATGGCTCTTAAAACAGGCTTTGAAGCTGCCGAAGGTTCCGATATTCTCGTAACCATGGATTCTGATGGTCAGCACAATCCTGCTGATATTCCAATCTGGTTGTCCCGATCATTGAAGGCAAAGCAGATATGGTCAACGGCAAGTGGTATGGTTTAA
- a CDS encoding PIG-L deacetylase family protein, whose amino-acid sequence MIDTIVFITVAVCLLIKNQSLRRMVRKSRTIFRVILASNIFFAALQFYCLISINSDIWLHLGCDCLSIIGLSALMIGIVRMKVIAEPSLKSMKILVIGAHPDDMEIACGGSLAKLCDAGHTIWGLVLSNGEMGGNSPSRLREAKKSAEFLGLSKLEIRDFPDTRLDHFILEITKQIEIIVDELKPDVVFTHSIHDLHQDHRSVHRATLRACRNLSTILCYESPSTTQSFQPNVFIDIEPYIDIKIESIREHEDQNKKRYVQPEQVYGNAIFRGAQAKLKQAEGFEAIRISLPIYLCP is encoded by the coding sequence TTGATTGATACTATAGTCTTCATTACAGTGGCTGTATGCCTTTTAATTAAAAACCAGTCGCTGAGAAGAATGGTCCGTAAGTCTAGAACCATATTCAGGGTCATATTGGCCAGCAATATCTTTTTCGCTGCCCTCCAATTTTACTGCCTGATAAGCATAAATTCGGACATATGGCTCCATCTTGGTTGTGATTGCCTGAGCATCATAGGACTGAGTGCACTCATGATAGGAATTGTGAGGATGAAGGTGATAGCTGAACCTAGTCTAAAATCGATGAAGATTCTGGTAATTGGAGCCCATCCAGATGACATGGAGATCGCCTGTGGAGGATCTCTCGCAAAGCTTTGCGACGCAGGGCACACTATATGGGGCTTGGTCTTAAGCAACGGAGAAATGGGGGGCAATAGTCCATCCAGGCTTAGAGAAGCAAAGAAAAGCGCTGAATTCTTAGGTCTGAGTAAGCTTGAAATTAGGGATTTTCCTGATACGAGACTGGATCATTTCATCTTAGAGATTACCAAGCAAATCGAAATAATCGTAGACGAGTTGAAACCGGATGTAGTATTTACACATTCAATTCACGATCTACATCAGGATCATAGATCGGTTCACCGTGCAACACTGCGTGCTTGCCGCAACCTGAGCACGATATTATGCTATGAAAGCCCTTCCACTACCCAGTCCTTCCAGCCAAATGTTTTCATAGACATCGAACCCTATATCGATATCAAAATAGAGAGTATCCGGGAACATGAAGATCAAAATAAAAAGAGATATGTACAGCCAGAGCAGGTCTATGGAAATGCCATCTTCCGAGGTGCTCAAGCAAAATTGAAACAAGCAGAAGGCTTTGAGGCAATTCGGATTAGTTTGCCAATTTATTTGTGTCCGTGA
- a CDS encoding ATP-grasp domain-containing protein, whose product MKIMVTGIGGPAGRNVASLLLERGHSVIGVDMQRISLPGVKVHRIPPASHPSFLEKLCTLAVEESIQLMIPTVSEELPILASEWIKWSDIPAVISQKQAVYDADDKFLTSKRLSNHGVCVPRYLLPSQVSSPEEISLNLGWPCLSKPRVGRGGREVVIRNVKDWPAISMLDDRYILQEFIPGTDYAPNVYIGKKSAIVVLEKTMLKEGIVGNAAEVKRVNAPDVADIAISAAKAMNLTGPMDIDIRRRNDNNPVVLEINARFGANITQAKEVLDAVLEDFGV is encoded by the coding sequence ATGAAGATTATGGTGACTGGTATTGGAGGACCAGCCGGTCGTAATGTTGCATCACTCCTTTTAGAAAGAGGACATTCCGTCATCGGTGTTGATATGCAGAGGATTTCGCTTCCGGGGGTCAAAGTGCATAGGATTCCTCCTGCTTCACACCCATCGTTCTTGGAAAAACTATGCACTCTTGCAGTCGAGGAGAGCATTCAACTGATGATTCCAACTGTGAGCGAGGAATTGCCAATCTTAGCCTCAGAATGGATTAAATGGAGTGATATACCGGCGGTCATTAGCCAAAAGCAAGCAGTCTACGATGCAGATGATAAATTTCTGACATCTAAACGGCTTTCGAACCACGGAGTATGCGTTCCCAGGTACTTACTGCCTTCCCAGGTCTCTTCGCCTGAGGAGATCTCGCTCAATTTGGGATGGCCATGTCTGAGTAAGCCGCGGGTAGGTAGAGGCGGTAGAGAAGTAGTTATCAGAAACGTAAAGGACTGGCCTGCAATCTCCATGCTTGATGACAGATATATATTGCAGGAATTTATCCCAGGAACGGATTACGCACCTAATGTATATATCGGGAAAAAATCTGCTATCGTAGTTTTAGAAAAGACTATGCTTAAAGAGGGAATCGTGGGCAACGCAGCTGAAGTGAAGCGCGTAAACGCTCCTGACGTGGCGGATATAGCTATATCTGCAGCAAAGGCTATGAATCTGACCGGTCCAATGGACATAGATATTCGCCGTCGAAACGATAACAATCCTGTAGTTCTGGAGATCAATGCCAGGTTTGGAGCAAATATTACCCAGGCCAAAGAAGTACTGGATGCAGTTTTGGAAGATTTTGGAGTTTGA